The following are from one region of the Halodesulfurarchaeum sp. HSR-GB genome:
- a CDS encoding GNAT family N-acetyltransferase, whose amino-acid sequence MTRSIRRARAHDQAQLLAVRRAAISGLTESPAEQAWIEADEPVRAALARPDTAVFVVEEHGSIAGFGWLEAEATQRFEPPVDGQLGGVFVHPHAARSGIGTLLVEAIETRASELGLDSLGLETPADMVPFFEAQGYSQAEVAESESKFQPMQKRL is encoded by the coding sequence GTGACCCGCTCGATCCGCCGGGCGAGAGCCCACGATCAAGCACAGTTACTCGCCGTTCGCCGGGCCGCGATCAGCGGGCTAACCGAGAGCCCGGCCGAGCAGGCCTGGATCGAGGCGGACGAACCAGTTCGAGCGGCGCTGGCACGTCCGGACACGGCCGTCTTCGTCGTCGAGGAACACGGATCGATCGCGGGCTTTGGCTGGCTCGAAGCCGAGGCCACCCAGCGGTTCGAGCCACCCGTGGATGGCCAGCTGGGCGGTGTCTTTGTCCATCCCCACGCCGCCAGATCGGGGATCGGGACGCTCCTCGTCGAGGCCATCGAGACCCGGGCCAGCGAATTAGGCCTCGATTCGCTTGGACTCGAAACGCCGGCGGATATGGTCCCGTTCTTCGAAGCCCAGGGATACAGCCAAGCGGAGGTCGCAGAATCCGAAAGCAAATTCCAGCCGATGCAAAAGCGACTCTGA